From one Nonomuraea polychroma genomic stretch:
- a CDS encoding sensor histidine kinase — MDRQAERWRVLITTPVRERSQRELAYALMLPFMVGAGLVHLVLVLLSVMLTANLVGVPMLALSVMAARGLGTANRRLARAWAGVRVPDPGPFCAGPGLLNRLGAALGDVTGWRAVIHSLLRLPVAVVACAAAAALWGGGLLLLGCPLWAQFSALAHLSPPGWPVAALVSAAGLALLLLAPWGVHLALAPERMLARTLLGPAPGDTRIRRLEQARALAAEDAIARLRRIERDLHDGTAARLVTLAMSLGMAQDELEQADQPERLQRARVLVDSAHRSAKETVAELRDLIRGIHPPALDQGLEVALATLTGRSPIPARFEADLPERPAPAIEAIAYFCTTELLANVVKHSGARHAAIEVQVRDGLLTLRVRDDGTGGAAIGTGSGLRGLAARVQTLDGMIDIHSPAGGPTVITVELPLHI, encoded by the coding sequence GTGGACAGGCAAGCAGAGAGGTGGCGTGTGCTGATCACTACTCCGGTGCGGGAGCGGTCGCAGCGTGAGCTCGCTTACGCGCTGATGTTGCCGTTCATGGTGGGAGCCGGCCTGGTCCATCTCGTTCTCGTGCTGCTGAGCGTCATGCTGACGGCGAATCTCGTCGGAGTGCCGATGCTGGCCCTGAGCGTGATGGCGGCCAGAGGGCTCGGCACGGCCAATCGACGGCTGGCACGAGCGTGGGCCGGGGTGCGGGTGCCCGATCCCGGCCCGTTCTGTGCCGGGCCGGGCCTGCTGAACCGGCTCGGCGCGGCGCTCGGTGACGTGACGGGATGGCGCGCCGTCATCCACAGCCTGCTCCGGCTGCCGGTGGCCGTGGTCGCCTGTGCGGCCGCCGCCGCGTTGTGGGGAGGCGGCCTGCTCCTGCTCGGCTGCCCCCTGTGGGCGCAGTTCTCCGCCTTGGCGCACCTGTCTCCCCCCGGCTGGCCGGTTGCGGCGCTGGTGAGCGCGGCCGGACTGGCGCTGCTGCTCCTCGCCCCGTGGGGCGTCCACCTCGCTCTGGCCCCCGAGCGCATGCTCGCCCGTACGCTGCTCGGGCCCGCGCCGGGCGACACCCGGATCCGCCGACTGGAGCAGGCACGGGCGCTGGCCGCAGAGGACGCGATCGCCAGGCTCCGCCGGATCGAGCGAGACCTGCACGACGGGACGGCGGCACGGCTGGTGACGCTGGCCATGAGCCTGGGCATGGCCCAGGACGAGCTCGAGCAGGCCGACCAGCCCGAACGGCTCCAGCGCGCCCGCGTCCTCGTCGACAGCGCGCACCGCAGCGCCAAGGAGACCGTGGCGGAGCTGCGTGACCTGATCCGCGGCATCCACCCGCCGGCACTCGACCAAGGGCTGGAGGTCGCCCTGGCCACGCTCACCGGACGGAGCCCGATCCCCGCCCGGTTCGAAGCCGACCTGCCCGAGCGACCGGCTCCGGCCATCGAGGCCATCGCCTACTTCTGCACGACGGAACTGCTCGCCAACGTGGTCAAGCACAGCGGCGCCAGGCACGCCGCCATCGAGGTACAGGTGCGTGATGGACTGCTGACCCTCCGGGTGCGCGACGACGGCACCGGCGGCGCGGCGATCGGCACCGGATCCGGATTACGCGGACTGGCCGCCCGGGTCCAGACGTTGGACGGCATGATCGACATTCACAGCCCGGCCGGAGGACCTACGGTGATCACAGTCGAACTCCCCCTGCACATCTGA
- a CDS encoding alpha/beta fold hydrolase, with protein MTTTKQRRRRARTRGLVIGVTVAALAGMTPGASAARDAQPTWRDCVGQGIPAGMQCAEIEVPVDWAKPDESKVKLDLARLPATESAHRIGSVLGVPGGPGANGIDDLKRAATDLTELRRRFDLVAYKPRTTVWRDQMPPSCMQPGTSLFEPQGQKQYKALAAAMTKALKECQNADKTGLFAHMDSLSVARDMDAVREALGEERLSFMANSYGGVPAAAYARLFPQRIRAMYLDGTINQVDGWRDQTLRTLPVLERVFTRFTTWCADTPACALHGQDAGAVWRKLIRDADRRPIPVTSSEFGKGELTGWHLRSFGFIGDPGPNNSRWLAFAEAVNKARGGDGSGFADFALGNARIWAAPGALAMTCADDRGYSSYAQLRKFRRQAEKISPNFGGASFDALGCTGWPLPVANPSRPLLTRGLPPFLGVGSTWGDYAWTESFTRMIPGSVTVGYDGPGHVMYLSGCQWTLRFPR; from the coding sequence ATGACGACAACCAAGCAGCGGCGCAGGCGCGCGAGGACCAGAGGGCTGGTCATCGGTGTAACGGTGGCGGCGCTGGCGGGAATGACCCCGGGGGCCTCCGCCGCTCGGGATGCGCAGCCGACCTGGCGGGACTGCGTCGGCCAGGGCATACCGGCGGGCATGCAGTGCGCTGAGATCGAGGTGCCGGTGGACTGGGCCAAGCCGGACGAGTCGAAGGTCAAACTGGACCTGGCCCGGCTGCCCGCCACCGAGTCTGCGCACCGGATCGGCAGCGTGCTGGGGGTTCCCGGCGGTCCCGGGGCCAACGGGATCGACGACCTGAAGCGCGCTGCGACCGACCTCACCGAACTGCGGCGCAGGTTCGACCTCGTCGCCTACAAGCCGCGCACCACCGTGTGGCGTGATCAGATGCCCCCATCTTGCATGCAGCCTGGAACGTCACTGTTCGAGCCACAGGGGCAGAAGCAGTACAAGGCCTTGGCCGCGGCGATGACCAAGGCCCTCAAAGAGTGCCAGAACGCGGACAAGACCGGCCTGTTCGCCCACATGGACTCTCTGTCGGTGGCCAGAGACATGGACGCGGTTCGCGAGGCTCTGGGCGAGGAACGGCTGAGCTTCATGGCCAACTCCTACGGAGGGGTGCCCGCCGCCGCCTATGCCCGGCTGTTCCCGCAGCGCATCCGAGCCATGTACCTCGACGGGACGATCAACCAGGTCGACGGCTGGCGCGACCAGACGCTGCGGACTCTGCCCGTCCTGGAACGGGTCTTCACCAGATTCACCACCTGGTGTGCGGACACCCCCGCCTGCGCGTTGCACGGACAGGACGCCGGGGCGGTCTGGCGCAAGCTCATTCGAGACGCCGATCGCAGGCCGATCCCGGTCACGTCGTCCGAGTTCGGCAAGGGCGAGCTGACCGGATGGCATCTGAGGAGTTTCGGCTTCATCGGCGACCCCGGACCGAACAACTCGCGGTGGCTGGCCTTCGCCGAGGCGGTCAACAAGGCCCGGGGCGGGGACGGGTCCGGTTTCGCCGATTTCGCTCTCGGCAACGCGCGGATCTGGGCCGCGCCCGGAGCGCTGGCGATGACGTGCGCAGATGACCGTGGCTACAGCAGCTACGCGCAGCTGCGGAAGTTCCGCCGTCAGGCGGAGAAGATCTCGCCGAACTTCGGGGGAGCGTCATTCGACGCGCTCGGATGCACCGGTTGGCCGCTACCGGTCGCCAACCCTTCCCGCCCCCTGCTGACTCGTGGCCTGCCGCCATTCCTGGGAGTCGGCAGCACGTGGGGCGACTACGCATGGACCGAGAGCTTCACCAGGATGATCCCGGGATCAGTGACCGTCGGCTACGACGGGCCCGGCCATGTCATGTACCTGTCGGGCTGTCAATGGACTCTGAGATTTCCCCGGTGA
- the istB gene encoding IS21-like element helper ATPase IstB, producing the protein MTTTPIPTTAPPRLAAPAAAGAAVSGAAYDEAIALTRRLKLPHIRRALAEIVPTAKAQRWDPAEVVRALLAEEAAGRDAANLRTRRSRAAFPTGKTFHIWNEDASSIPIPTQSALRTLEWVGRRENLCICGPSGTGKSHFCEALGQAAVDAGLTVAWFTIEDLGALVRRHRVDDSVSKAMTRITRTDLIIVDDIGLLPVSADAAEGFYRLVDAAYERRSLAVSSNLHPSGFDEIMPKTLATATVDRLLHHAHVVVTQGDSHRLTEATTGNGVVPLN; encoded by the coding sequence TTGACGACCACCCCGATCCCGACCACGGCCCCGCCTCGCCTGGCAGCCCCAGCCGCGGCAGGCGCCGCCGTCTCGGGCGCCGCCTATGACGAGGCGATCGCACTCACCAGACGCCTCAAACTCCCGCACATCCGCCGGGCACTGGCCGAAATCGTCCCCACCGCCAAGGCCCAGCGCTGGGATCCCGCCGAAGTAGTGCGGGCCTTGCTCGCCGAGGAAGCCGCAGGCCGAGACGCCGCGAACCTGCGAACCCGCCGCAGCCGGGCGGCGTTCCCCACCGGCAAGACCTTCCACATCTGGAACGAAGACGCCTCTTCCATCCCCATCCCGACCCAGTCCGCCCTGCGCACCCTGGAATGGGTCGGCCGCCGGGAGAACCTATGCATCTGCGGCCCATCCGGGACCGGCAAAAGCCACTTCTGCGAAGCCCTCGGCCAAGCCGCCGTCGACGCAGGCCTCACCGTCGCCTGGTTCACCATCGAAGACCTCGGCGCCCTGGTCCGCCGCCACCGCGTCGACGACTCCGTCAGCAAGGCGATGACCCGCATCACCCGCACCGACCTCATCATCGTCGACGACATCGGCCTGCTACCCGTCTCCGCCGACGCCGCCGAAGGCTTCTACCGCCTGGTCGATGCCGCCTACGAGCGGCGAAGTCTCGCCGTCAGCAGCAACCTGCATCCGTCCGGCTTCGACGAGATCATGCCCAAGACCCTCGCCACCGCGACCGTCGACCGACTCCTGCACCACGCCCACGTCGTCGTCACCCAAGGTGACAGCCACCGGCTCACCGAAGCCACCACCGGCAACGGCGTCGTCCCACTCAACTAA
- the istA gene encoding IS21 family transposase, with product MKSDEEIMEILEAYDLTGSYRAAAELAGCDHHTVRRYVLLRGTGVDPTVRADRPKMIDEFMPKIEELVERSGGRIGGDVVHKKLRAMGFTGTDRTTRRAVAAAKKSYRAGNRRVHRPWIVEPGLWMQWDWGFGPKVDGRQTQLWCAWLAWSRFRVVIPTFDKTLPTIAACLDTTFRQFGGVPTYCLTDNEKTVTVDHVARVAVRNPDILPIGRHYGTVMRTCMPADPQSKGGTEATVRIAKRDLVPTEVNLRVAYSAFADLEVACAEFTAEVNGRLHRETRQVPAQMLAEERLRLHLVPEQPYVGVFGETRKVGKDSTVSVGSVRYSVPHALIDSKVWVRFHGDELVVAAVIDGMVTEIARHQRSTPGNPRIRDEHYPDTARGQRTPKPVNAAEAAFLAIGPGAAQWLMEAAAQGVTRIRFKMAEAVTLAKLRGNQAVDRALGTAALAGRFAEHDLMAILDYQSAREPDIPSRASETHSLQPGTSAWAQLGR from the coding sequence GTGAAGAGCGATGAGGAGATCATGGAGATTCTTGAGGCGTATGACCTCACGGGCAGTTACCGCGCAGCGGCTGAGCTGGCGGGTTGTGACCATCACACGGTGCGCCGGTATGTGCTGCTGCGGGGCACGGGAGTGGATCCGACGGTGCGGGCAGACCGGCCGAAGATGATCGACGAGTTCATGCCGAAGATCGAGGAGCTGGTCGAGCGGTCGGGCGGCCGGATCGGCGGCGATGTCGTCCATAAGAAGCTGCGGGCGATGGGGTTCACCGGCACCGACCGCACAACCCGGCGGGCGGTCGCGGCGGCGAAGAAGTCGTATCGGGCGGGCAACCGCCGGGTGCACCGGCCGTGGATCGTCGAGCCGGGGTTGTGGATGCAGTGGGACTGGGGGTTTGGTCCCAAGGTCGATGGACGTCAGACGCAGTTGTGGTGCGCGTGGCTGGCCTGGTCGCGGTTTCGGGTGGTGATCCCGACCTTCGACAAGACGCTGCCGACGATCGCGGCCTGCCTGGATACGACGTTTCGCCAGTTCGGCGGGGTGCCGACGTATTGCCTGACCGACAACGAGAAGACCGTGACGGTCGATCATGTGGCCCGGGTCGCGGTCCGTAACCCTGACATTCTCCCGATCGGGCGGCATTACGGGACGGTGATGCGCACCTGCATGCCGGCCGACCCGCAGTCCAAGGGCGGGACCGAGGCGACAGTACGGATCGCTAAGCGGGACCTGGTGCCGACCGAGGTGAACCTGCGGGTCGCCTACTCGGCCTTCGCCGATCTGGAGGTGGCGTGCGCTGAGTTCACGGCCGAGGTGAACGGCCGCCTGCATCGAGAGACCCGCCAAGTCCCGGCCCAGATGCTCGCCGAGGAGCGGCTCCGGCTGCATCTGGTGCCTGAGCAGCCCTATGTCGGCGTGTTCGGCGAGACTCGAAAGGTGGGCAAGGACTCGACCGTGTCGGTCGGGTCCGTCCGCTACTCCGTCCCGCACGCGCTGATCGACTCGAAGGTCTGGGTGCGCTTCCACGGCGACGAGCTCGTCGTGGCCGCCGTCATCGACGGGATGGTCACCGAGATCGCCCGGCATCAGCGCTCCACCCCGGGCAACCCCCGCATCCGCGACGAGCACTACCCCGACACCGCCCGCGGCCAGCGCACTCCCAAGCCGGTCAACGCCGCGGAAGCCGCCTTCCTGGCGATCGGGCCCGGCGCGGCTCAGTGGCTGATGGAGGCCGCCGCCCAGGGCGTGACGCGCATCCGATTCAAGATGGCCGAGGCCGTCACCCTGGCCAAACTCCGCGGCAACCAGGCCGTCGACCGGGCGCTGGGCACCGCAGCGCTCGCCGGCCGGTTCGCCGAACATGACCTGATGGCCATCCTGGACTACCAAAGCGCCCGCGAACCCGACATCCCCTCACGGGCGAGCGAGACCCACAGCCTGCAACCCGGCACCTCGGCCTGGGCCCAACTTGGCCGCTGA
- a CDS encoding alpha/beta hydrolase, with amino-acid sequence MTVPTDWAKPGGPTIDLAVARRKATDPTTRMGSLIINPGGPGESGVDFTLRRQDYFSEEITRRFDIVGFDPRGVARSNPVVCSAELMQQAPADLFLKSQTDFDRWLDYNKRLRTDCRARTGPLFDHVDTLSVVNDVDALRAAVGDRKLTYYGLSYGTLIGQLYAERFPGRVRALALDSNIDHSLRTAAFLDTGAAAAQDSYEEFAAWCERDSACVLHGSDLRAFWAKLLAHAERGELHYPGDPTLVLTQLDLIRLPFQAAYGPYWRELAELMVAIGSGATPSRALPEIFTRQLTQRQEERRQARQPTEDLIANPLRVVCQDFHLPIRDFHEFAALLRRSQRIAPDMRVSPLAFSFTMACLGEPAAIPNPQQRLQVDGTPALLLGNARHDPATGYAWAVNAAGQIGSEARLLTYEGWGHSIYNRSECTRRAIDRYLIEQTLPAPGMRCPAVPYTGTPTSAQTWPTPIAPLPRLPGWF; translated from the coding sequence TTGACCGTCCCCACCGATTGGGCGAAGCCCGGCGGCCCCACCATCGACCTGGCCGTGGCCAGGCGGAAGGCCACCGATCCCACGACCAGAATGGGCTCCCTGATCATCAACCCGGGTGGTCCCGGCGAATCCGGGGTCGACTTCACCCTGAGACGCCAGGACTACTTCAGCGAAGAGATCACCCGAAGGTTCGACATCGTCGGTTTCGACCCTCGCGGTGTGGCGCGCAGCAATCCCGTGGTCTGCTCCGCCGAACTCATGCAGCAGGCACCAGCCGACCTATTCCTGAAGAGCCAGACCGACTTCGATCGATGGCTCGACTACAACAAACGGCTCCGCACCGACTGCCGCGCCAGGACCGGACCACTGTTCGACCACGTCGACACACTCAGCGTGGTCAATGACGTGGACGCGCTGCGCGCCGCCGTCGGTGACAGGAAGCTCACCTACTACGGCCTTTCCTATGGCACACTCATAGGGCAGCTCTACGCCGAGCGTTTCCCCGGCCGGGTCCGGGCGCTCGCCCTGGACAGCAACATCGACCACAGCCTGCGCACCGCCGCCTTCCTCGACACGGGGGCCGCCGCGGCCCAGGACTCCTACGAGGAGTTCGCGGCCTGGTGTGAACGAGACAGCGCCTGCGTACTGCATGGCAGCGACCTGCGCGCATTCTGGGCGAAGCTGCTCGCCCACGCCGAACGCGGCGAGTTGCACTACCCCGGCGACCCCACCCTCGTGCTGACCCAGCTTGACCTCATCAGGCTTCCCTTTCAGGCCGCCTACGGGCCCTACTGGCGGGAACTCGCCGAGCTGATGGTGGCGATCGGCAGCGGCGCCACGCCCTCGAGAGCGCTGCCAGAGATCTTCACGCGTCAGCTGACGCAGCGCCAGGAGGAGCGGCGCCAGGCTCGGCAACCTACGGAAGATCTTATCGCCAATCCCTTGCGGGTCGTCTGCCAGGACTTCCATCTGCCCATCCGGGACTTCCACGAGTTCGCGGCCCTCCTGCGCCGCTCGCAGCGCATCGCGCCTGACATGCGGGTGAGCCCGCTGGCCTTCTCCTTCACCATGGCCTGCCTCGGCGAGCCCGCCGCGATCCCCAACCCGCAGCAGCGGCTGCAGGTTGATGGCACCCCGGCGTTGCTGCTGGGCAACGCACGGCATGATCCAGCCACCGGCTACGCTTGGGCGGTGAACGCGGCCGGCCAGATCGGCAGTGAGGCGCGGCTGCTGACCTACGAAGGCTGGGGACACAGCATCTACAACCGCAGCGAGTGCACCCGCCGCGCGATCGACCGTTACCTCATTGAGCAGACGCTTCCCGCTCCTGGCATGCGCTGCCCGGCAGTGCCCTACACGGGCACACCGACGTCGGCGCAGACCTGGCCCACGCCAATCGCTCCCCTACCCCGCCTGCCCGGCTGGTTCTGA
- a CDS encoding MFS transporter yields the protein MALITGRHLLPAHADRRAQPPRPAPRTGWWTGWTSRILLLGVTGVLVFVISGVVGSWSGVFLHEDLGAPLSTAFLGYICYSLCEAGARLLGDRFQQRLGPSILVRISGLIAVTGLVVVVFSRVPGPAITGFAILGLGLSVLIPIILSAAARDGADSDTSNAAAALSKVGTLTYSGHLLGPMAVGWPAEALGMPRTFAGLPILLVAVLSIAAKRCFPSPPVRILRN from the coding sequence ATGGCGCTCATCACCGGACGCCACCTGCTGCCTGCCCACGCCGACCGCCGCGCACAACCGCCCCGCCCCGCACCGCGGACGGGGTGGTGGACCGGCTGGACCTCTCGCATCCTTCTCCTCGGGGTGACCGGAGTCCTGGTGTTCGTCATCTCCGGCGTCGTGGGCAGCTGGAGCGGGGTGTTCCTCCACGAGGACCTCGGCGCCCCGCTGAGCACCGCGTTCTTGGGCTACATCTGCTACAGCCTCTGCGAGGCCGGCGCTCGCCTCCTCGGCGACCGCTTCCAGCAACGCCTTGGGCCTTCAATTCTTGTCCGCATCAGCGGCCTGATCGCCGTCACCGGCCTCGTCGTGGTCGTGTTCAGCCGCGTCCCCGGTCCGGCCATCACCGGCTTCGCCATCCTCGGCCTCGGCCTTTCCGTACTGATCCCCATCATTCTCAGCGCGGCCGCCCGCGACGGCGCAGACTCGGACACCTCCAACGCGGCGGCCGCATTGTCCAAGGTCGGCACCCTCACCTACAGCGGTCACCTTCTCGGCCCCATGGCGGTCGGCTGGCCCGCCGAGGCGCTCGGGATGCCACGGACCTTCGCCGGCTTGCCGATCCTGCTCGTCGCAGTCCTCAGCATCGCCGCCAAGAGGTGCTTCCCGTCTCCTCCCGTACGCATCCTCCGAAACTGA
- a CDS encoding substrate-binding domain-containing protein: MAGVAVARARYRLRLCNGSNARVYELATGGPMIQIGSDGGLLSAPRTVKQIRLSPGGGADVVVDCPAYKLGQHVELRNLAGQGAHAKVTRDFEFSSGSVNGGVGWLINGRPFDPKHMEARPKRGDVELRDAQPVRHRYPGGAAEHGEQLHGGDLGSVSAELVPLAQVDDGRSGGLMPRSPRRATLATVAASAGVSVSTVSKVLNGRSDVAPATRSLVQSLLLEHGYVAPASGRWQAEPSAPVEVQVDGELCAYSSEIIKGAVEAGAEFGVAVVVATTTGMAGGASWARDLVAAGRRAMITLIKEPRPAQLAVLSRVSLPVVVIDPLNVPDTLVTSVGSTNFAGGLAATQHLLTLGHRRIAYLGGPATAASNQARMYGYRAAMEAAGVPVPPQYVRAAGYCHPDGLKEGAILLDLEPPPTAIFAASDESALGVIQAASARGLRVPEDLSVVGFDDSRIASMTSPQLTTVRQPLREMGLVALRTALRLAAGEKIESRHIELATELVVRGSSIALSLERESDS; the protein is encoded by the coding sequence GTGGCCGGAGTTGCGGTCGCCAGGGCCCGCTACCGGCTGCGGCTGTGCAACGGCTCCAACGCGCGCGTCTACGAGCTCGCCACCGGCGGGCCGATGATCCAGATCGGCAGCGACGGCGGGCTGCTGAGCGCGCCGCGCACGGTGAAGCAGATCAGGCTGTCTCCGGGCGGGGGCGCGGACGTGGTCGTCGACTGCCCCGCCTACAAGCTCGGTCAGCACGTCGAGCTGCGGAATCTGGCGGGGCAGGGCGCGCACGCCAAGGTGACCAGGGACTTCGAGTTCAGCAGCGGCAGCGTGAACGGCGGCGTCGGCTGGCTGATCAACGGCCGGCCGTTCGACCCGAAGCACATGGAGGCCAGGCCGAAGCGCGGCGACGTCGAGCTGCGCGACGCGCAGCCCGTCCGGCACCGGTACCCCGGCGGCGCGGCAGAGCATGGCGAACAACTCCATGGTGGAGACTTGGGTTCGGTCAGCGCGGAGCTGGTCCCGCTTGCTCAGGTAGATGACGGGCGATCAGGAGGATTGATGCCGCGCAGTCCTAGGCGGGCCACGCTGGCCACCGTCGCCGCCTCGGCCGGCGTGTCGGTGTCCACGGTGTCCAAGGTGCTCAACGGCCGCAGCGACGTCGCACCGGCCACGCGGTCACTGGTGCAGTCCCTGCTGCTGGAACACGGCTACGTCGCCCCCGCGTCAGGCCGGTGGCAGGCGGAGCCGTCGGCCCCGGTGGAGGTGCAGGTGGACGGAGAGCTGTGCGCCTACTCCAGCGAGATCATCAAGGGTGCGGTCGAAGCCGGCGCGGAGTTCGGTGTGGCGGTTGTCGTCGCCACCACCACAGGCATGGCCGGCGGCGCCTCTTGGGCTCGCGATCTGGTCGCCGCCGGACGGCGAGCGATGATCACTCTCATCAAGGAGCCGAGACCCGCCCAGCTCGCCGTGCTGTCGCGGGTCAGTCTGCCGGTGGTCGTCATCGACCCGCTGAACGTCCCCGACACCCTTGTGACCAGCGTCGGCTCGACCAACTTCGCCGGCGGCCTGGCCGCCACCCAGCATCTGCTGACGCTCGGCCACCGCCGCATCGCCTACCTCGGCGGCCCTGCCACCGCCGCCTCCAACCAGGCGCGCATGTACGGCTATCGCGCCGCGATGGAGGCGGCGGGTGTGCCCGTACCACCTCAATATGTTCGCGCCGCGGGCTACTGCCATCCCGACGGGCTGAAAGAGGGAGCCATCCTGCTCGATCTGGAACCGCCTCCCACGGCCATCTTCGCGGCCAGCGACGAGTCCGCTCTGGGCGTCATCCAGGCGGCCAGTGCTCGGGGCCTGCGCGTTCCCGAAGATCTCAGCGTCGTGGGCTTCGACGACAGCCGAATCGCCTCCATGACGTCGCCCCAGCTGACCACCGTACGCCAGCCGCTGCGGGAGATGGGCCTCGTCGCCCTGCGGACCGCGCTGCGCCTGGCTGCCGGCGAGAAGATCGAGTCCCGCCACATCGAGCTCGCTACCGAGCTGGTCGTACGCGGATCCAGCATTGCCCTCTCCCTAGAAAGGGAATCGGACAGCTGA
- a CDS encoding lipocalin-like domain-containing protein, with product MDSRSEEMRNSMRNLQRRSTAAIATLVFGTVLAVATSAAVPATAKTGPDAAGTGRAVAAAAAPAFPTFVHLPADQAAHPNARQEWWYVVGHVNAHGHRFGYEVMINDVEEAPQVSIGITDKTTGEYYTHSQRYSPDQASFSTTELDARVPSARLSGPMQAMQLHATLPVGEIKLTLSARGPAMYNNGTGLMPFLGGTSYYYSLPSLATRGTLTVKNRTYPVTGESWLDRQWGTWDWNTLQKWTWMSLQLSNGDRVSLWDLFAQGGESPYATVLRRDGTHEIVAVKPLADGTSGFWTSPTTGKRYGTRWTVNIPALDARLTVVAEPQGQEVQAFGGVYEGAATVAGRYRGKPVTGQAYVEQLGNWR from the coding sequence GTGGACTCCCGGTCAGAAGAGATGAGGAACAGTATGCGAAATCTGCAACGTCGATCGACTGCGGCTATCGCCACCCTGGTGTTCGGCACGGTGCTGGCCGTCGCGACGTCGGCGGCGGTCCCGGCGACGGCCAAGACCGGTCCCGACGCAGCGGGCACGGGCAGGGCGGTGGCGGCCGCGGCGGCACCCGCCTTCCCGACGTTCGTGCATCTGCCGGCTGATCAGGCGGCGCATCCGAACGCACGCCAGGAATGGTGGTACGTGGTCGGCCATGTCAACGCCCACGGTCACCGATTCGGCTACGAGGTCATGATCAACGACGTCGAAGAGGCGCCGCAGGTTTCCATCGGGATCACGGATAAGACCACCGGCGAGTACTACACGCACAGCCAGCGCTACTCGCCTGACCAGGCCAGCTTCTCCACAACCGAGCTCGACGCACGTGTGCCCTCGGCGAGGCTGTCTGGGCCGATGCAGGCGATGCAACTGCACGCCACCCTGCCGGTCGGCGAAATCAAACTGACGCTCAGCGCGCGGGGACCCGCCATGTACAACAACGGGACCGGGCTGATGCCCTTTCTCGGCGGCACGAGCTACTACTATTCGCTGCCCAGCCTGGCGACACGGGGCACGCTTACCGTGAAAAACCGTACCTACCCGGTGACCGGCGAGTCGTGGTTGGACCGCCAGTGGGGTACCTGGGACTGGAACACCCTGCAGAAATGGACCTGGATGAGCCTGCAACTGTCCAACGGCGACCGGGTCAGCCTCTGGGACCTGTTCGCCCAGGGTGGTGAGTCTCCCTACGCCACTGTGCTCCGCCGGGACGGAACTCACGAGATTGTCGCGGTGAAGCCGCTCGCCGACGGCACCTCCGGCTTCTGGACCAGCCCGACCACCGGGAAGCGGTACGGCACTCGGTGGACCGTGAACATTCCCGCGCTGGATGCCCGTCTCACCGTGGTCGCCGAGCCGCAGGGACAGGAAGTCCAGGCGTTCGGTGGCGTCTACGAGGGTGCGGCCACCGTCGCTGGACGGTACCGGGGCAAGCCGGTCACGGGGCAGGCGTACGTCGAACAGCTCGGCAACTGGCGCTAG